A region of Faecalibacterium taiwanense DNA encodes the following proteins:
- a CDS encoding carbohydrate ABC transporter permease: MILLAAKTAIKEPKRSSALVRRETFASYCFLLPSLIFFLGFVIYPMVLCVVTSFFDSTMNRADIFVGLANYKELFTDPIFLGALKNTFIIVVVSVPVTCAFSLWVSSAIVDLPEWATSLFRCVFYLPVVTGSVAVTVVWKWMYNNYYGIFNYLGKTLGLIDKNINWLGDERFALGCIILILLTTSVGQPIVLYVSALGNVDQSIVEAAEVDGATDFQCFWKIKWPAIMPTTLYILVITTINSFQCFALIQLLTSGGPNHSTDTIMYYIYYTAFKLYRYGYGNAMGVVLAVIIAILSAVQFKLGNQDN, encoded by the coding sequence GTGATTCTCTTGGCTGCAAAAACGGCGATCAAAGAGCCTAAGCGCAGCAGTGCGCTGGTACGGCGCGAGACCTTCGCTTCCTATTGCTTCCTGCTGCCCAGCCTGATCTTCTTCCTGGGCTTCGTCATCTATCCCATGGTGCTGTGCGTGGTGACCAGCTTCTTCGATTCCACCATGAACCGTGCCGACATCTTTGTGGGGCTTGCAAACTATAAGGAACTGTTCACAGACCCCATCTTTCTGGGTGCCTTAAAGAACACCTTCATCATCGTGGTGGTGTCTGTGCCCGTCACCTGCGCCTTCTCGCTGTGGGTCTCCTCTGCCATCGTAGACCTGCCCGAGTGGGCTACCAGCCTTTTCCGCTGCGTGTTCTACCTGCCCGTGGTCACCGGCTCCGTGGCTGTTACCGTGGTGTGGAAGTGGATGTACAACAACTACTACGGCATCTTCAACTATCTGGGCAAGACTCTGGGCCTCATTGACAAGAACATCAACTGGCTGGGCGATGAGCGCTTTGCTCTGGGCTGCATCATCCTGATCCTGCTCACCACCTCTGTGGGCCAGCCCATCGTGCTGTACGTTTCCGCTCTGGGCAATGTGGACCAGTCCATCGTGGAAGCTGCAGAAGTGGATGGTGCCACCGATTTCCAGTGCTTCTGGAAGATCAAGTGGCCCGCCATCATGCCCACCACTCTGTACATTCTGGTCATTACCACCATCAACTCCTTCCAGTGCTTTGCGCTGATCCAGCTGCTGACTTCCGGCGGCCCCAACCACAGCACCGATACCATCATGTACTACATCTACTACACCGCCTTCAAGCTGTACCGCTACGGCTACGGCAACGCAATGGGTGTGGTGCTGGCAGTCATCATCGCCATTCTGTCGGCTGTCCAGTTCAAGCTGGGCAACCAGGATAATTAA
- a CDS encoding dihydrodipicolinate synthase family protein — MKDIKKYQGVIPAFYACYDAEGNISTEGVKALTRHLIAKGVKGVYVGGSSGECIYQHVDERKAVLEAVMSEAKGKLTVIAHVGCNNTADSVELARHAESVGVDAIASIPPIYFHLPEYAIAKYWNDMSAAAPNTEFVIYNIPQLAGTGLTMSLLKEMLKNPNVVAVKNSSMPTQDIQMFKDAGIAARGEGNFVVFNGPDEQFVSGRVIGADGGIGGTYAVMPELYLAMNNHINKGEIEAARAIQYDADRIIYKMCEAHGNLYAVQKEILRRMYGLELGGVREPMPGLIPEDEAIVAEAQAMIEAAIAKL; from the coding sequence ATGAAAGATATCAAAAAATATCAGGGTGTCATCCCCGCCTTTTACGCCTGCTACGACGCAGAGGGCAATATTTCCACCGAGGGCGTCAAGGCCCTTACCCGCCATCTGATCGCCAAAGGCGTCAAGGGCGTGTATGTAGGCGGTTCCTCCGGCGAGTGCATCTACCAGCACGTGGATGAGCGCAAGGCCGTTCTGGAAGCCGTGATGAGCGAAGCCAAGGGCAAGCTGACCGTCATTGCGCATGTCGGCTGCAACAATACCGCCGACAGCGTGGAGCTGGCCCGCCATGCCGAGAGCGTGGGCGTAGATGCCATTGCATCCATTCCTCCCATCTACTTCCACCTGCCGGAGTACGCCATTGCAAAGTACTGGAACGATATGTCCGCTGCTGCTCCCAACACCGAGTTCGTCATCTACAATATCCCGCAGCTGGCAGGCACCGGCCTGACCATGAGCCTGCTGAAGGAAATGCTCAAGAACCCCAATGTAGTGGCTGTGAAGAACAGCTCCATGCCCACGCAGGACATCCAGATGTTCAAGGATGCCGGTATCGCCGCCCGCGGCGAGGGGAATTTTGTGGTGTTCAACGGCCCCGATGAGCAGTTCGTTTCCGGCCGCGTCATCGGCGCAGACGGCGGCATCGGCGGCACCTACGCCGTCATGCCCGAGCTGTATCTGGCCATGAACAACCACATCAACAAGGGCGAGATCGAAGCCGCCCGCGCCATCCAGTACGATGCCGACCGCATCATCTACAAGATGTGCGAAGCCCACGGCAACCTGTACGCCGTGCAGAAGGAGATCCTGCGCCGGATGTACGGTCTGGAGCTGGGCGGCGTGCGTGAGCCGATGCCCGGCCTGATCCCGGAAGATGAAGCCATCGTGGCCGAAGCACAGGCCATGATCGAAGCTGCCATCGCAAAGCTGTAA
- a CDS encoding YhcH/YjgK/YiaL family protein codes for MICDTLQHLTRYKGLCKNLDTAIDYLLTHDPASLPLGRTEVDGEEVFINTMDATLHSDDGYHPEYHKKYADLQLDITGSEGWGFTTNPGREIGDFTGDCGFQDSASVVTGTLGEGRFVLFFPTELHKPGLVQHGCVGVRKAVVKIRMED; via the coding sequence ATGATCTGTGATACCCTGCAGCACCTGACGCGCTACAAGGGCCTTTGCAAAAATCTCGACACGGCCATTGATTACCTGCTGACCCACGACCCTGCCAGCCTGCCTCTGGGCCGCACCGAGGTGGATGGCGAGGAAGTATTCATCAACACGATGGATGCCACGCTCCATTCGGACGATGGCTACCACCCGGAATATCACAAAAAGTACGCCGACCTGCAGCTCGACATCACCGGCAGCGAGGGCTGGGGCTTTACCACAAATCCCGGCAGGGAGATCGGCGATTTTACCGGCGACTGCGGTTTTCAGGACAGCGCCAGTGTCGTGACCGGCACACTGGGCGAAGGACGCTTTGTGCTGTTCTTCCCCACGGAGCTGCACAAACCCGGCCTTGTACAGCACGGCTGCGTGGGCGTGCGCAAGGCTGTTGTAAAGATTCGGATGGAGGATTGA